Proteins from one Scleropages formosus chromosome 14, fSclFor1.1, whole genome shotgun sequence genomic window:
- the LOC108918351 gene encoding transmembrane protein 198-B-like isoform X1, translating to MRNNGDHGDTTERSFSSKCGLCLSSCVFPHSHFFVFSPLSVSHLCLPSCHSALLPPLPAGYRCFKAVMFLTGLMFGSVVIFMLCYKERVLDTQLSVEASAGIGLGIGVLCGLVTMLVRSVGLFMVGLLLGLLVAVAALVVMEEFHHPRTVWVPLGVLLGSGMLFAVLTLQWQRCFTTLSTAVFGAAVITVAVDYFAELFALVHYVYERIKVAPARRVCWFTWVILGVWPVLTLLGVLIQWKVTAEGYSHTEVIISRQQRRVQLMRIRQKEERREGRKKKKKKQQQHPHHTHPPKPLYPEPAYRRKPNPIRRFDGDVLSPSYIQSFRDRQVDIQEYPQGRLIGAGHTSIDMDYDCGSTVPLTAAAGQAMRV from the exons ATGAGAAACAATGGTGATCATGGAGACACTACCGAGAGGAGCTTTAGTTCTAAATGTGGATTGTGTCTCAGTTCTTGTGTCTTTCCTCattctcatttttttgtattctccCCCCTTTCTGTCTCTCATCTTTGCCTCCCATCATGCCACTCTGCACTCTTGCCTCCCCTACCTGCAGGGTACCGCTGCTTCAAGGCGGTGATGTTCCTGACTGGCCTCATGTTTGGCTCTGTGGTCATCTTCATGCTGTGCTACAAGGAGCGTGTGCTGGACACTCAGCTGAGTGTGGAGGCCAGCGCGGGCATTGGTCTGGGCATCGGTGTGCTGTGTGGCCTGGTCACCATGCTGGTTCGTAGCGTGGGCCTCTTCATGGTCGGCCTATTGCTGGGTCTGCTGGTGGCCGTGGCGGCACTGGTGGTCATGGAGGAGTTCCACCACCCTCGCACGGTCTGGGTTCCCCTGGGCGTGCTGCTGGGATCCGGCATGCTCTTCGCCGTGCTCACGCTGCAGTGGCAGCGCTGCTTCACCACGCTCTCCACGGCAGTCTTTGGCGCCGCCGTTATCACTGTCGCCGTGGACTACTTTGCGGAGCTCTTTGCGCTGGTGCACTACGTGTATGAGCGCATCAAGGTGGCACCGGCCCGACGCGTGTGCTGGTTCACCTGGGTCATCCTGGGGGTGTGGCCTGTATTGACACTGCTTGGAGTGCTCATCCAATGGAAGGTGACTGCGGAAGGCTACTCCCACACTGAGG TGATCATCAGCCGCCAGCAGCGGCGCGTCCAGCTGATGCGGATCCGCCAAAAGGAGGAGCGACGGGagggaaggaagaagaagaagaagaaacagcagcagcacccccACCACACGCACCCACCGAAACCGCTGTACCCCGAGCCCGCCTACCGCAGGAAACCCAACCCCATCCGTCGCTTCGATGGAGACGTGCTCTCCCCG AGTTATATCCAGAGTTTTCGAGACAGGCAGGTGGACATCCAGGAATACCCCCAGGGGCGCCTGATCGGCGCAGGCCACACCAGCATAGACATGGACTATGACTGCGGTTCCACTGTGCCGCTGACAGCTGCTGCGGGGCAGGCCATGAGGGTGTGA
- the LOC108918351 gene encoding transmembrane protein 198-B-like isoform X2: MASTMTLAFKLAPPSRDGSPERLYSCEERIERRYDIVPSVVCSMCCLFGIIYCFFGYRCFKAVMFLTGLMFGSVVIFMLCYKERVLDTQLSVEASAGIGLGIGVLCGLVTMLVRSVGLFMVGLLLGLLVAVAALVVMEEFHHPRTVWVPLGVLLGSGMLFAVLTLQWQRCFTTLSTAVFGAAVITVAVDYFAELFALVHYVYERIKVAPARRVCWFTWVILGVWPVLTLLGVLIQWKVTAEGYSHTEVIISRQQRRVQLMRIRQKEERREGRKKKKKKQQQHPHHTHPPKPLYPEPAYRRKPNPIRRFDGDVLSPSYIQSFRDRQVDIQEYPQGRLIGAGHTSIDMDYDCGSTVPLTAAAGQAMRV; this comes from the exons ATGGCGTCCACAATGACCCTCGCCTTCAAGCTAGCCCCGCCGTCACGGGACGGCAGTCCAGAGCGCCTGTACAGCTGTGAGGAGCGAATTGAGCGCCGCTATGACATCGTGCCTTCGGTCGTCTGTTCCATGTGCTGCCTCTTTGGCATCATCTACTGCTTCTTTG GGTACCGCTGCTTCAAGGCGGTGATGTTCCTGACTGGCCTCATGTTTGGCTCTGTGGTCATCTTCATGCTGTGCTACAAGGAGCGTGTGCTGGACACTCAGCTGAGTGTGGAGGCCAGCGCGGGCATTGGTCTGGGCATCGGTGTGCTGTGTGGCCTGGTCACCATGCTGGTTCGTAGCGTGGGCCTCTTCATGGTCGGCCTATTGCTGGGTCTGCTGGTGGCCGTGGCGGCACTGGTGGTCATGGAGGAGTTCCACCACCCTCGCACGGTCTGGGTTCCCCTGGGCGTGCTGCTGGGATCCGGCATGCTCTTCGCCGTGCTCACGCTGCAGTGGCAGCGCTGCTTCACCACGCTCTCCACGGCAGTCTTTGGCGCCGCCGTTATCACTGTCGCCGTGGACTACTTTGCGGAGCTCTTTGCGCTGGTGCACTACGTGTATGAGCGCATCAAGGTGGCACCGGCCCGACGCGTGTGCTGGTTCACCTGGGTCATCCTGGGGGTGTGGCCTGTATTGACACTGCTTGGAGTGCTCATCCAATGGAAGGTGACTGCGGAAGGCTACTCCCACACTGAGG TGATCATCAGCCGCCAGCAGCGGCGCGTCCAGCTGATGCGGATCCGCCAAAAGGAGGAGCGACGGGagggaaggaagaagaagaagaagaaacagcagcagcacccccACCACACGCACCCACCGAAACCGCTGTACCCCGAGCCCGCCTACCGCAGGAAACCCAACCCCATCCGTCGCTTCGATGGAGACGTGCTCTCCCCG AGTTATATCCAGAGTTTTCGAGACAGGCAGGTGGACATCCAGGAATACCCCCAGGGGCGCCTGATCGGCGCAGGCCACACCAGCATAGACATGGACTATGACTGCGGTTCCACTGTGCCGCTGACAGCTGCTGCGGGGCAGGCCATGAGGGTGTGA